From the Phycisphaeraceae bacterium genome, one window contains:
- a CDS encoding GNAT family N-acetyltransferase, whose product MTSPRLIIRPADLSEAQDANNLLHLIDAYARDPIGNDGPLAPETYQRLIPALRSHPATQAHLALLDEKPVGYAITLLSFSTFKAANVLNLHDIAVLPEHRGQGIGNALLDYLDQHARQLGCCKMTLEVRVDNPAQKLYQRVGFGSGEALEHFLTRWCLPD is encoded by the coding sequence GTGACCTCCCCCCGGCTCATCATCAGACCCGCTGACCTCTCCGAAGCCCAGGACGCCAACAACCTCCTCCACCTGATCGATGCCTACGCCCGCGACCCCATCGGCAACGATGGACCCCTCGCCCCCGAAACCTACCAACGCCTCATCCCTGCCCTCCGCAGCCACCCCGCGACCCAAGCCCATCTCGCCCTCCTCGACGAGAAGCCCGTCGGCTACGCCATCACCCTCCTGAGTTTCTCCACCTTCAAAGCCGCCAACGTCCTCAACCTCCACGACATCGCCGTCCTCCCCGAGCACCGCGGGCAAGGCATCGGAAACGCCCTCCTCGACTACCTCGATCAGCACGCCCGCCAACTTGGCTGTTGCAAGATGACCCTCGAGGTTCGTGTCGATAATCCCGCCCAAAAACTCTACCAGCGGGTTGGCTTCGGCTCCGGCGAAGCCTTGGAGCACTTCCTCACCCGCTGGTGCCTGCCAGACTGA